One window of the Magnolia sinica isolate HGM2019 chromosome 19, MsV1, whole genome shotgun sequence genome contains the following:
- the LOC131235404 gene encoding uncharacterized protein LOC131235404, protein MHSHSFGIQKTFLVSKDFGVFTASLFAVLHPKRLLGFITLGVPFILPGSKTVSKDLLKGFYISRWQEPGRAEVDFRRFDVKTVVRNIYILFSKSEIPIAREDQEIMDLVDPTTPLPPWFTDDDLTAYATLYEKSGFRLPL, encoded by the exons ATGCACTCTCATTCCTTTGGCATCCAAAAG ACTTTCCTTGTCTCAAAGGATTTTGGAGTCTTTACCGCTTCGCTATTCGCTGTCCTTCATCCAAAGAGGTTGCTGGGATTCATAACATTAGGTGTGCCATTTATCCTTCCTGGTTCCAAAACCGTCAGTAAAGATCTCCTCAAAGGCTTCTACATATCGAGGTGGCAG GAGCCTGGAAGAGCTGAAGTGGATTTCAGACGGTTCGATGTCAAGACTGTAGTGCGTAACATTTACATTCTCTTCTCCAAAAGTGAAATCCCGATAGCTAGGGAAGATCAGGAGATCATGGACCTGGTTGATCCAACCACTCCTTTACCGCCTTGGTTCACGGATGATGATCTGACAGCTTATGCAACATTATATGAGAAATCAGGATTTCGTTTACCATTATGA